The genomic stretch ACCGACGCCGACAGCTACCTGGGCCTGCAGCCTGTGTACGAAGAAGTGCCAGGTTGGACCGAATCGACCGTGGGTGCCAAAACCCTGGAAGAGCTGCCAGCCAATGCCCGTGCTTACATCAAGCGCGTTGAACAGCTGATCGGCGCGCCGATCGACATTATTTCGACCGGTCCGGACCGCAACGAAACTATCGTTCTGCGTCACCCGTTCGCTTAATAAGCTGTTGATGTAAAACACAAAGGGCCCCTGATGGGGCCCTTTGTCGTTTGTGCCTGCCGGGCGGCATGACCTTTGCTGTGAATATCCCTTCGAGCGTGCTATCAGTTTAATAGCATCCAAGTAGAGGGATTTTCTGTGTCGGCCGTTCTCTCACTGTTACAAAGCCGTTTGTTGCGGCCCGTATTCGTTACCCTTGGTATCGCCCTTTTGGTGCAGGTGCTGGTGGCGGTTGCCCTGACGCGGAGCACCGTGACCGCCCTGGAGGCGGATCTGGGCGCGCGTCTGGGCGCCGATAGCCAGAAGCTTTCGGGTGAACTGGAGCAGGCCGGACGCGAGGTCACTTCCAGTCTGGATAACCTCTCCACCAGTACCCGTCAGCGCCTGACGGCCGGTTTGTCTTCGCGACTCGAGGATGAGCAGGCACAACTGCGCGCCACCCTGGAAAAGGACCTCAAGGACTCGGCCAATGACATGGCCCAGCTCCTGGCATCGGTCGCACCGCGCGCCATGTGGGACAGCGATGTTCCGACCCTGTCCGAGTTCGCCCGGCGCGCCCAGCGCAATCCCAATGTGTTGTTTGTGGTGTACGACGATGCCACCGGCCAGCACCTGACCCGCTACCTGAACCGGGAAAACCCGATCAACAAGGCCCTTTTGGAGAAAGGCCAGGGCGAACGCGCCTTGGATAAAGTGCTGGATGCGGCGAAAAACGATCTGTCGGTGTTCTACGTCGAGGCATCGATCAACCCTAATGGCGTGGAAATCGGCAAGGTACTCATGGGGGTTTCCACGGCCTCGGTCGAGGCGGACCTGGCTGCACTCGACAAGCGCTTCTCGGCGCTGATCGCCAGCAGCGATCAGCTGGTCGGTGACAGCCTCAAGGGCGCCGCGGCTGACAGCGCTACAGCCATGCGCGCGCGCCTGCAGTCGGCGCAGGCCACTGCCAGCGAGATGCAGGCCAATACCACCGCTACCGTACAGGAAGCCGCGGCGACTCTGCGCTGGCGGATCGGCATGGCGTTGGCCCTGGTCGGCTGCGGTGTGTTGCTGCTGCTCGCGGTGGTGCTCGGGCGGCGAGTGGTCAATCGCCTGAAGTTACTGATTGCCGCGATGGATGACCTGGCGGCGGGCGAGGGCGACCTGACCAAGCGCGTGCAGATCAACAGCCAGGACGAAATCGGTGACATGGCGTCGGCGGTCAATCGGTTTGTGGATAAGTTGCAGCCGATCGTTCGCGAGGCCGGTGATGTGGCCCAGCGCACAGGTGTGGAAATCGGCGCCATGAGCCAACGTAACGCCGGGGCCGATGCCGCGGCGAAATCCCAGCGCGATGAAGTGGCAGAGAGCCTGCGGGCGCTGTCACAGATGGCGGACGAGGCGCAGGCTGAAAGTCATGCCATGCAGGCGGCCTTGCAGCAGGTGGTGGATATTCGCCAGGCGACCGATGAAAACACCCGTACCTCGGCTCAGGTCGGCAGCTTGATCGAAGCGCTGGCCGGGCAGGTGGATACGGGCGCCAAGGTGATCGAGCGGCTGGCCCAACAAAGCGAGCAGATCGAGGTGGTCCTGGAAGTGATCCACGGCATTGCCGAGCAGACCAATCTGCTGGCCCTTAATGCCGCGATCGAAGCGGCGCGGGCCGGTGAGACCGGGCGCGGTTTCGCGGTTGTGGCGGACGAAGTGCGGGCACTGGCGAGCAAGACACAAAGCTCCACCGGCGACATCCAGGCGCACATCGGTGCCCTGCAGCAGGGCGCGCGTGAAGCGGTTGCGGCGATCGGCCAGGCAGGGCGCCAGGCCAACGAAGGGTTGTTGGTATTACGCGACAATGCACGGCTGCAGCAGTCGGTGCAGGCCTCCGTCGAGCAAGTGCATGCGGCCATCGGCCTGGCGACCCAGGCGGCGGCGCACCAGGCCAAGGGCGCGCAAGCGGTGCGTGGGCGGGTCCAGACCATCCATGCCCAGGCCGAGAAGGCGGCCCAGGCGGTGGTTGAAACCACGGCCAGCGGCAAAGTGCTGGATGGCTTGGCGGCGCAGTTGAAGGCCAGCCTGGGGCAGTTCCGGGCGTAGGGCTTGCCCGCAATAGCCATCTCAGCGACTCAAATACATCCGGGTAGTCAACAGATACACCGGCAGCCCCGACACCAGAATCAGCAGCGCCGCATAGGGTGCTGCTGCCGCAAACTCGACATTCGCAGTGTGAGCCCAGACCTCGGTGGCCAGGGTGTTGAGCCCGGTCGGGCTGAGCAGCAGGGTCGCCGTCAGCTCTTTCATCGCATCGAGGAACACCAGGGCAAAGGCTGCGCCCAGCGCCGGAAAGATGATCGGCAGCGTCACTCGCACAAAGGCGCTGAACGAGGACGCGCCGAGGGTGCGGGCGGCCTCTTCGAGTTGCGGAGCGGCCTTGTTCAGGGCCGTGCGAATCGGTGCCTGGGCCAGCGGCAGGAATAGCAAGGCGTAGGCGATCAGCAGCAACCCCGAGGTCTGGTACAGCGCCGGCACATAGTGCAAGGCGAAGTAGACCAGCGTCAGGGCGATCACCAGGCCAGGCAGCGCGTGCAGTAAATACGGCAGGCGTTCAGCCCAGAGCGCCAGGCGGCCCTTGTAGCGCACCACCAGCAAGCCCACGGGCACCGCCAGCACCAGGCACAGCGCTGCGCCGCCCAGGGACAAGGCCAGCGATGACAGCAGCGCTTCGCCGATTGCCGCCATCGGGAAAGCTGCCGATGAGCCTACCGCCAGCCAGTACCCGAGCATGCCCAGGGGAATCCCGCTGCCGACAATCGCCAGCAACAGGCAGTAAAGCTGGCCTAGCGGTGCCAGGGCGCCCAGGCGAACCTGCTCGGCATGCCGCGCGGCACCCTGGCCGATCCGCACATGGCGGCCCTTGCCGCGCACCCGCAGCTCCAGCCACAACAGCACCAGGCACAGCGCCAGCAGGACGGCGGAGAGCATTGCCGCATTGGCGTTGCTGAACTCCAGTTCAAACTGTTGATAGATCGCCGTGGTGAAAGTTTGCAGGCCGATGATCGACAGGGCGCCGAATTCCACCAGCATGTGCAGGGCAATCAGCAGCGAGCCAGCCAGCAGCGAGGGCCAGAGCAGAGGCAGGGTGATCTTGAAGAACACGCCCCAGCGGTTCAGGCCCAGGGTGCGGGCCGACTCCTCCAGGGCGGGGTCGAGATTGCGCAGGGTCGCCGCCACCGGGAGGAAAATCAGCGGGTACTTGGACAGGCTCATCACCAGGATCGCCCCGCCCAGGCCTTCGAAGCTGGCACTCAGGGAGACCCAGGTGAAGCTGCTGACGAAAGCCGGGACGGCAAACGGCAAGCACAGAATCACTCCCCATACGCGCCGCCCCCGCAGGTTGCTGCGCTCCAGCAGCCAGGCCAGCGACAGGCCGACCAAGGCGCAGGCCAGCGTGACGCCGATCATCAGCAGCAGGGTGTTGCGCAGCAGGCCGAACACATAGGGCCGCCATAGCAGATGCACCGCCTGCGCCCAGCCGGCCTGCCAGGCTTTGAGGCCGACATACAGCAGTGGCAACAGGCTCAGGCAGACCAGCAGCAGCACCGGTAGCAGCAACCAGATCGAAGGCCGCTTGCGCCGGGGTACATAGGCTGCGCGCGAGGCGGAGGCGGGCAGGGAGGCGCTCATCAGTTCAAGCCAACTTCACGTTCCAGTTCCAGGGCTTCCTCGGCATTGCCCAGGTCGGCCGGGGTGACTTTCGGCGCTTGCAGTTCGTTGAACGGCTTGAGTCCGCGGTCCGACTCCATGCCTTTATGCAGCGGGTACTCGGCGGTGGTCTGGGTAATCACACGCTGGCCCTCTTCGCTGGCCATATAGGCGAGTAGTTGCTGGGCTTCTTGCGGGTGTTTGCTGGACTTGAGCACGGCGGCGCTGGAAACGGTGATCAGGCCGCCGACGTCGCCGTCGCTGAAGTAATACAGCTTCGAGTCGAGCTGGCCTTTTTCCCGTTGCAGGGCGAACCAGTAGTAGTTGTTCACCAGCACCGTGGCTACTTCACCGTTTTCCACGGCCTTGAGGGCGACCATGTTGTTGCTGTAGGTCTTGCCGAACGCCCGCAGGCCGGTCAGCCATTCTTCGGCCGCATCCATGCCGTGCACTTTGATGATCGCCACGGCCTGTTCCTGGAACGCGCCACTGGTGGGTACGAACCCGACCTTGCCTTGCCATTTCGGATCGGAGAACTCCATCACCGATTTTGGCAGGTCTTTTTCGTCGATCAGTTTCGGGTTGTAGGCCACCACGCGGACCCGGGCGGTGACGCCGATCCAGGTGCCATTGCTGGCCACGTAATCCTTGGGCAGCACTGCCAGAGTGGCATCGTCGGTCTTGGCCAGCAGGCCTTGTTCGCCCAGCTTGTTCAGTGGCGGCGACTCTTCGGTGTAGATCACGTCGGCGGGTGAGCGCTCGCCTTCCTCCACGACCTGGCTGGCAAGCTGGTTGCTGCTGCCTTTGCGTACGTTGACGTGAATCCCAGTCTTGGCTTCGAAGGCTTTGGCGACGGCATCGCCGACTTCCTTGTGCTGGCCGTTATAAAGCGTCAGGGAAACCGGATCGGCCGCCTGGGTGAGTGGGCAGGCCAGGGCCAGCCCTAGCAGCGTGAAGGTCAGGCCGCGGCGCAGGGTATTTCGAAACATCATTCGCAGGGTTCCTCACTGTCGCATTGCAAAAACTTGAAACAATGATAAACGATATTATTTCTCAAGTGCGGACGCTGATTCCTGTAGGAGCGAGCTTGCTCGCGATGGGCGTGAACGATGGCGCGTTCTGTCTGAGAACAAGTGCTGGTCTCGAGTGCATCGCGAGCAAGCTCGCTCCTACAGAAGAGGGTGGGGTGTTTTTCGGAGGCCGGAAACGCAAAAACCCGCTTTCGCGGGTTTTTGTGAGATTCAAGATCATCGACCTTGAATTTGAATTGGTGCCCAGAAGAAGACTCGAACTTCCACGACCTTGCGGTCACCAGCACCTGAAGCTGGCGTGTCTACCAATTTCACCATCTGGGCAGTATCGACAACGTTGCCGCTGTTGATGTGGCGCACTATACGGAGCGCTATTTGATCTGTAAACCCCTGATTTAATAAAATTAAATCAAACCGCTAAAATGCAAAAACCCGCTTTCGCGGGTTTTTGTGTGAGCCTTGAAATTGAACTAATCTCAAGCTCGTAATTGGTGCCCAGAAGAAGACTCGAACTTCCACGACCTTGCGGTCACCAGCACCTGAAGCTGGCGTGTCTACCAATTTCACCATCTGGGCAGTATCGGCAACGCTGTACGTCGTCGATGGCGCGCACTATACGGAGCGTCGTTTTAACTGTAAACCCCTGATATCAAAAAAACAGGGAAAACTTTACGAATGCTGCCAGGCGGTCGCATTCCGGCGGCAG from Pseudomonas sp. S04 encodes the following:
- a CDS encoding methyl-accepting chemotaxis protein; protein product: MSAVLSLLQSRLLRPVFVTLGIALLVQVLVAVALTRSTVTALEADLGARLGADSQKLSGELEQAGREVTSSLDNLSTSTRQRLTAGLSSRLEDEQAQLRATLEKDLKDSANDMAQLLASVAPRAMWDSDVPTLSEFARRAQRNPNVLFVVYDDATGQHLTRYLNRENPINKALLEKGQGERALDKVLDAAKNDLSVFYVEASINPNGVEIGKVLMGVSTASVEADLAALDKRFSALIASSDQLVGDSLKGAAADSATAMRARLQSAQATASEMQANTTATVQEAAATLRWRIGMALALVGCGVLLLLAVVLGRRVVNRLKLLIAAMDDLAAGEGDLTKRVQINSQDEIGDMASAVNRFVDKLQPIVREAGDVAQRTGVEIGAMSQRNAGADAAAKSQRDEVAESLRALSQMADEAQAESHAMQAALQQVVDIRQATDENTRTSAQVGSLIEALAGQVDTGAKVIERLAQQSEQIEVVLEVIHGIAEQTNLLALNAAIEAARAGETGRGFAVVADEVRALASKTQSSTGDIQAHIGALQQGAREAVAAIGQAGRQANEGLLVLRDNARLQQSVQASVEQVHAAIGLATQAAAHQAKGAQAVRGRVQTIHAQAEKAAQAVVETTASGKVLDGLAAQLKASLGQFRA
- a CDS encoding ABC transporter permease — protein: MSASLPASASRAAYVPRRKRPSIWLLLPVLLLVCLSLLPLLYVGLKAWQAGWAQAVHLLWRPYVFGLLRNTLLLMIGVTLACALVGLSLAWLLERSNLRGRRVWGVILCLPFAVPAFVSSFTWVSLSASFEGLGGAILVMSLSKYPLIFLPVAATLRNLDPALEESARTLGLNRWGVFFKITLPLLWPSLLAGSLLIALHMLVEFGALSIIGLQTFTTAIYQQFELEFSNANAAMLSAVLLALCLVLLWLELRVRGKGRHVRIGQGAARHAEQVRLGALAPLGQLYCLLLAIVGSGIPLGMLGYWLAVGSSAAFPMAAIGEALLSSLALSLGGAALCLVLAVPVGLLVVRYKGRLALWAERLPYLLHALPGLVIALTLVYFALHYVPALYQTSGLLLIAYALLFLPLAQAPIRTALNKAAPQLEEAARTLGASSFSAFVRVTLPIIFPALGAAFALVFLDAMKELTATLLLSPTGLNTLATEVWAHTANVEFAAAAPYAALLILVSGLPVYLLTTRMYLSR
- a CDS encoding extracellular solute-binding protein, with the translated sequence MMFRNTLRRGLTFTLLGLALACPLTQAADPVSLTLYNGQHKEVGDAVAKAFEAKTGIHVNVRKGSSNQLASQVVEEGERSPADVIYTEESPPLNKLGEQGLLAKTDDATLAVLPKDYVASNGTWIGVTARVRVVAYNPKLIDEKDLPKSVMEFSDPKWQGKVGFVPTSGAFQEQAVAIIKVHGMDAAEEWLTGLRAFGKTYSNNMVALKAVENGEVATVLVNNYYWFALQREKGQLDSKLYYFSDGDVGGLITVSSAAVLKSSKHPQEAQQLLAYMASEEGQRVITQTTAEYPLHKGMESDRGLKPFNELQAPKVTPADLGNAEEALELEREVGLN